Proteins encoded in a region of the Rutidosis leptorrhynchoides isolate AG116_Rl617_1_P2 chromosome 9, CSIRO_AGI_Rlap_v1, whole genome shotgun sequence genome:
- the LOC139869423 gene encoding transcription factor LAF1-like produces the protein MQCKSSLNQNVKHKKGLWSPDEDKKLKDYILNHGLGCWSFVPVNAGLQRNGKSCRLRWTNYLRPGLKRGKFTKHEEQKILTLHGKLGNKWSEMSRQMPGRSDNEIKNHWHSYLKKKYAKLENTKTKSTSSDTLNEQSSSDSSLKSRSSSLESYSKEVDIGIRPKILFSEWLSLDQCHTLDTSDELSIYHASSSQQTNMSCGSGEKHVQLSPELVSENEFYDMIFEENVCPDFNINDVRMLTCDDLYSASTPSI, from the exons ATGCAGTGCAAGTCATCACTGAACCAAAATGTGAAGCACAAAAAGGGCTTATGGTCACCTGATGAAGataaaaaattaaaagattacatttTGAACCATGGTCTTGGCTGCTGGAGTTTTGTCCCAGTTAATGCTG GTTTGCAACGGAACGGAAAGAGTTGCAGGTTAAGATGGACTAATTATCTACGGCCAGGATTAAAGCGAGGAAAGTTCACTAAACATGAGGAACAAAAGATCCTGACTCTTCATGGCAAGTTAGGCAATAA GTGGTCTGAGATGTCGAGACAAATGCCAGGAAGGAGTGATAACGAGATAAAAAATCATTGGCATTCTTATCTTAAGAAGAAATATGCAAAATTAGAAAATACAAAAACTAAGTCAACGTCTTCAGACACATTGAATGAACAATCATCTTCTGATTCTTCTCTAAAATCAAGAAGTTCAAGTCTTGAATCTTACTCAAAAGAAGTTGATATTGGAATCAGACCAAAAATATTATTTTCTGAATGGCTTTCGTTAGATCAATGTCATACGTTGGATACTTCAGACGAGTTATCTATTTATCATGCTTCTAGCTCTCAACAAACAAATATGAGTTGTGGATCAGGTGAGAAACATGTGCAACTGAGCCCTGAGCTAGTTTCGGAAAATGAGTTTTATGATATGATCTTTGAAGAAAATGTGTGTCCGGATTTCAACATAAATGATGTAAGAATGTTAACTTGTGATGACTTATACTCTGCTTCAACCCCATCTATATAA